The window GTAAGCAGTCCAATCGGCTAGTAGGAAGATAAAGGCGTTGGGGGATCCACATTAGGCTGTTTGTGCGTTTAATTGTGCCAGTAAAGAAGGGCCAATGACCACTCAACGTGCGTAGCAACGTTGATTTACCAATACCGGAGCGACCTGAAATTAAGGTCAGTTCACCTTGTTTAGCGGTTAAATTAACCTGCTCAATTAAGGTGCGATTATCTGAGGTGGTCACTTTAACCGCAGCATTAAGCGCCGGTTGCTCTTCGATAAGCTGAACATCTGCTGCTTTGTCATTTTCTAATAGGATCACAAAATTGTATAAACGTGATACCGTCGCTTGCCATGCCGCTATCTCTTTATAGGCAAAAATAAACCAGCCTAATGAGGTCGCCACACTGCTGAAGGCTTGGCGTAATTGCATCAAGCCACCTAACATAATTTCGCCAGCAAGAAATTTAGGTAATGCGAGTAAGACTGGAGCCAGTGCTGTCACCTGTTGATAACCAACGGTATAAAACGAAAGATTGCGTTCACAGCGGATCAATCGGTTCCAGTTACGCATAATTTCACCAAAGCGATGCATTAACTCTTTTTTATCTTGTTGTTCACCACGTTGTCCCGCGATAGCATCGCCGTGATGGCGGCAATGAATTAACGCGCTACGGTAATCCGCTTCACGGCGTTGTTTATCCATGTTTAAACGACGCAAAGGGAAGCCAATCCATTGTGTTAAGGCGATACCAATAAGCGTGTAAATAATACAAGCCCAAAACATATAACCGGGAATAGACCAATCCGTGCCCACTAAGTTGAATGAGAGGCTGCCTGACAGTGTCCAAAGAATGGTGGCAAAGGAGACCAGTGTTAACATTGAATGCAGGAAGGTGACCAGCAAATTCAGTGTCGACTCAATCAGTAAACGAATATCTTCTGCAATACGTTGATCGGGGTTATCTGGCTCTTGTGAGGTTAACCGTAGCATATAGTGTTTACTGTTTGGAGACAGCCAGCGATTGAGAACGACCTCTGTCATGCCTTTACGCCAACGGATAATCAGCATTTGCTTGAGATAGTTCCCCATAACGACGACGAAAATTAATCCGCTGACTAACACCACAAAATATTGCAAGAGGCCATAGAGCGCCTGGCCATCAAATTTTTGTAACGCATTATAGAAATCACCGTTCCACATGTTCATTTTGACATTGAACCAGACCGATGACAGGGTTAGCCCCAGTGAGGCGGCAAGCAGTAGCCAGCAGAAAAGGGCAGTACGCTGCCCCCAAAAAGGTTTAACTAAATAGAAAAATTGTTTCAGTGTCTTCATGACGTTCTTCGTATTGTTGTTGTAATTGGCTCACATAGCTAACAAGATTTAAAGGTCGTAATTGATTTGTAGCCAGAACTGGCGACCCGGATCGTAAGATTTCAACACCCTATCTTCGAACACAAAACGGTCCGCGATATTTTTGTTGTTCAAGATATTGTTCACTTCCACAGAGAAGCCAAATCCATAGGCAAAATCAGGTTTCCAGCCAAGACGGGTATCCCATGTATATTTACTAGCAAAATGCTGTTTGCTGTATTTGCGAACTTGCCCATATTCAGGATCAAATGCATAGGCATTGTCATAGCGAACGGCTTGGTCGCGAGCTCCCCACCATTGCAGGCGGTTATACCAAGTGAGATCATAATCATCCCAAACACTGGTCAGTTCTAGGTTAAACTTAAATGGAGAGTTAAAGCTGGTTGACGGTAATTTTGAAGCATCGATGACTTTACCGTCATACCATACTTTGTTGAGATTAACTTTATTGGCTGGGTCAAACGAGTTATAGCCCGCATCTTTTGGCGTATTACTTTCACTTTGCTGCCATGTCAGTGAGGCAGTCATCACATGAGAAGCTTCTGCCCACTCCCAAGGTTGGCTGTTATTAACGGAAAGTGTCACGGTGTCGTGTGAACTACGACCGCCATTATCAAAGGTACGAATGCTACGTTTATCAAAGTCGCGAGTATCGTATTTGGTGCGTGTTCTGACCTCATCATAACCTTCACGGTGTACATACTGTAAACGCCATGTGGTTGATAGGATCTCCTGTTGCAGCGCAAGGGTTAGCTCATCGTTATAAGGGGTTTTAAGTGAATCCAGTCCTTCATAATCTTTTTTGTTATCCCAATCGTTTTTATTCGGATCAAGCGAGCAGGGGGCAAACTCACCATAGCTATTACATAATTGCATACCATCATTTTGTGCACCATATAAGGCATAGGTTAGCATTGAGCGGCCGTAATAACGGTTTGCACCTGCAATAATCTGTGTTTTGCCATCGCCAAAAACATCATAGTTACCGGATAAGCGGGGCGCTATATTGGTACGATTAACGAAGTCGTCGCGATCTAAACGGATCCCTGGACGAATGGTTAACTTGCCATATTGAATATTGTCATCAAGGAATAAGGCGTAATTAGTGTAGTCGGCAGCGTGGTTTCCTGCTTGGAAACGAGTAACATTGCTGAGGTAACCGTTATACATGCCATTGTTATCTATGCTACCCGTGTAGGTATAGCGGAAGTAGTCTTTATCTCGTCGATAAGTGCCTTTGGTGTAATTGAGCTCTGCGCCTAAAGTGGGTTTATGAGTGAGGCCTAACCCATCTTCCATAGCATTAAAGCGCATCACACTTTTTAAGCCATGATTTTTCTGTTTTGAGGTGAGATCGCCTAAACCACCGCTGCTACTTTCCGCGGTTTCATAGGTGGTATAATCAATAGCACGGACGGTGAGCGAATACTTCTGGTCATCTGTACGATCATCTTTGAGTGTTTGGGTGTTAGCGGTTAACTCGAATTGGCCAATATCAAATTGATGTTTAAAAACCGCAGTAAAACCAAGACCATCATGGGTTGAATCATAACCTGAATTCATCACTGAGGCTGAAAATAGGCGGCTATCGTAAGAAGCATAGTTAGCTGAGAGATCCAACGTACTTTTATCGGAGAGATCGAGTGAATATTTCAGGAAGTAGTTATCCGATGTGCGGTGCTGCTTCTTCTCACCTGAAGCGAAATCAACCATTTTCACTTGATTATTTTCATCAAAGATAACGGAATCCCCTCCCGTTACCGTCATTGGTATCGTGGAACTGCGGCGTGATGCTGAAAATACAATCCCTGAATTTTCACTGACACCTAATTCAAACCAACCCCCAAAATCATCTTTATCGTAGCGATTCTGGAAACGAGCAGGGTTAGCGGTATCATTTTTGGTCGTATCGATTCCGAGTGCGGGGTCATGGAATAAGTTGTTCCAGCCTGAACGTGTTAACCGGTAATAAGCGTGAGCGCTGTTTTCACCTTGCCAGCGGCGGCTATTCACCTCAACGGTTCCTCCCGTAAAGCCCCCAAATTCAACAGGAATGTTATTATCATACACCGCCATGCTATCGATAAGACGGCTATCGATATAGATCCCTTGATCGCTACTGCTTAAGCGAGTGGCTGTTTCACCAAGGCCACTATCTGCGGGATCAAAATCATTGTTGAAGCTCACACCATCAAGGCGATAAGCGTTTTGATAACTGCTCGAACCATGAATTGAAATACGTGAAGGCTTGATTTCCCCTTGGTTCATTGAGTTGCTGTCATTATTGGCAAATTGCACTGCTGGGTTGGTTTTCATCAGATCCGTAATATTGCCATCACCCGTGTTACGCTGGCTGATCTCTTCCGAGGTCACATATTGTGGGGCAGACATCACATCGGTTGCTGGGTGATTTTGCACGACACCAGAAACTTGTGTTTCGGGAAGCACTAAGGTGCCTTGATTCAGGTTTTGTGGGCGAATAACAAACACCCCGTTATCACTAACCAACTCTAATCCACTACCGATAAGTATTTTTTGTAATGCGGTTTGTGCGGTGTATTGGCCTGATAATGATGGAGCACGTAGCCCATTGAGTTGGCTTTTGTCATAGAGGAGTTGAAGGTTTCCTTGCTGACTAATTTGTGCGACGGAAGTTGCGAGAGGTTGTTCCGGAAGTGAAAAAACAACTTCTTGAGCAATAGCGGAATGACAGCTTATCGCACTACTGATAGCGACAAGTAGCGCAACAGGCTGAAACCGTTTGTGGGTGAATCGAGTAGACATGCATATCCCTTATTCTTAAGCGGCACCAAAAAAGTGCTAAAAATGGCAAATAGTGCGTATTTGCTTAAGAAGAGGGTGAAATGAGAATTATCCTCACCTGTAAATCGAAATAATTTTCATTTATTTTTTTTGTTCTGAATAATCAGTATGTTATTTTTATCTTGATAGATAACCTGCACGGGTAAAAGTATAGGCAGAGCTTGGAAAAATTGTTCCGGTTGACGTAGATTGATCCTTCCTGAAATTTTGCTCTGTGCGAGCGTTGAAGGCGAAAGTTCAACATTCACCGTTGAATAAGCTTTCAGCTCAGTGAGCACGTCAGCTAAGGGTTTATCGGTAAAACTCAGTTCACCGAAGCGCCATCTTGCAACGTCTAAAGGGGATATTTTCTGGACAGTGATTGTGCTGTTTATCGTTGGACTTATTGCGCTATCTCCCGCAAATAAGTAAGTGGCTTCTTGGGCTTCTCCTGTTTTCAGACTCACGATGCCTTTACTGACGCTCACGGTGACTTGTTGGTGATGTCTATCCACTTCAAATTCCGTCCCGACGACTCGAATGCGCCTTTCATCGGCCAAAATCACAAAAGGGCGATAGGGATTAGATTTAACCTTGAAGTAAGCACGCCCTTTTTCTAAATAAACTTGGCGAATTTCGGTTTCATAGGCCACACGCACCTGGGTTTGACGGTTTAAAAAGAGTGTTGAGCCGTCTGATAATGTCACTTCTTTTGGCTCATTAGTGGCTGCAAGTGTCATATTGTTGAGCATCATTGAAGGTAAGTGGCTATAAGGCAAGAATAAAATAGTCACAATAAACAATGCGGCGAGTGTATTGCCCAATGGACGCCAAAGGCGAAAGAAAGGGCGTTTTTTAGGTGATACCTCCACAGATGCAGGACGAGGCATCGAATCAAACTCACGCCAAACCTCTGCCATTGCCTCATAGGCTTTTGCATGCTCAGGGGATGCATTTAACCAAATAGTAAATTGTTTTACCTGCTCGGCACTCATTTGTTGACTATGCTGGCGAGTAAACCACAGTGCTGCTTGCTCATCAACAGAATCCAATGCATCCGGTTCGGAGGGGGATGTGTGTGTCATTAATTATTATTGCTCTGATTATCAAGGTGCTTTTTACAGTGTAGCAAAGCCGCGGCGATATGCTTTTCAACCATACTGATGGAGATCTCCATACGCTCAGCTATTTCGCTTTGCGATAAACCATCAAATCGATAAAGCAAAAAGGCTTCACGTCTTCGCGGAGGAAGCGAGTCGATTGCTTCACTAAGCCGTTGTATACGCTGTTGATGCTCCAATATTTCACTAGGATCATCTTGGGTCGCCTCAAGATTATGCTCCAGTAAGGCTTCATCGATATCAGTTTCTGATTTTGCTAGCCGTTGATGACGTCGCCAATGATCGATCAACACATGATTGGCGATTTTAAACAAGTAAGCACGGCTTTCTTTTATCGGAGATTGCTCTTTTCGATTAAGCCATAGTGTAAACACATCCTGTGATAAATCATCAGCATCATTGCTATTACCGAGTCGATTGCGGAAAAAGCGGACAAGCTGGCTATAAGTTGACTGATATGCCCCGCTAATTTTTCGGGCAAGAGATTTATCGATAGTCATTTTTCGCTGGTGTCAAAAAGTTAACATTACGCATTTATACGTAATAAAGGATTTGCTCAAATTACTTTATTGTATTAATTCAAATAGATATTTTAATTATGAGTTATTATTAATAATAATGAATATCATTTTTGTTTGTATTATGCCTATAATCTGCAAAAAATAAAGTCGTGAGGCAGAATATGAGCAGTATCGCGGGCAATCTAGAGCGCCCGATTTTCCGTCCACTGGGCGGTTTGTTTTTAAGTCTTTTTTTCCACGGAACACTTGCAGTGATTTTTATAGGTTGGTTAACGACAACCCTTCCTAAAACGGGGGTGTTACCACCAGCAATATCATTGCAATTAGGGGTTTATCAGCTTGAGCAGCACTCAGAGCCTGAAGTGAACCATGCACCTAAACAGCAAATGGTGACGCGTGAGGAAGTTTTACCGGAACTTGTTGAAAAAACGGAAAAACTACCTGAAACCCCTTTAGTCGATAATGGCACCTTGACCAAGGTGAGTGAACAAAAACGCCCACCCAAAAAGCAGCAGCCACAAGTTAAAAAAGTGGTTGAAGAAGCACCGTTAAATACTCAAGAATCCGCAGTGACGTCAATGCCCACAGCCGGCAGTGCATCCAATAGTCGTGCTAATTTTTCGAGTAATGCTTCTGCCGCGGTGAGTGGACACCAAGGTTGGCACAGTGAAGTTCATCAGCGTTTAGCGAAAGCAAAACGTTATCCAAGGGCGGCCTTGCGCTTTCGCTCAATGGGGGTGTCTCAGGTTAAAGTGACGGTTGACCGTCAAGGTGAAGTGATTAGTGCCAGCTTGATTAATTCATCGGGAACCAAAATTCTCGACAAAGAAGCGTTGGCAACAATTAATCGTGCAGCGCCTTTTCCTGTACCACCAGAAACTTTACTGATTGATGGTAAAGTTGAATTCATCGCCCCTATCGTATTTGATACTAAATCCATTTAATCATTTCGCTGAGGAAAACGCCCTCAGCGATTTGTATGATCGAATTAATGTTCGGGGGGTTTAGGTTTATTGGGTTTGCTTTTAGCCCGTCGCTTCTTAGGTCGATAAGGCCTATGTTCTGGTTTCTTTTTCTCTGAGTGAGCTCTTTTCGATGCAGTTGGCTGCATGTTATCGTCCTCTTCAGTACCACTGTCTTCATCAACCACTAACTGTGGTGGGGTATTCTTTCCTTTCTTTTTCTTGGAACGGAAGAGTGTGTTGGCGAGCACAAACCCAATGCATAGCGCGAATAAAATGAAAAAACGTAACACGTTAGTGCTGTTATCTGCCTGCTGGATTTCTGTGGTTAAAAGTTCTGTATCGATAGTAAGACGTAGGTAGCCTTTCGGTTCTTCTTGACCAAGAATAGGTACCACTAATTGATATTGAAAAGGTTGAGTAGATTGAGCGCTATCGATAGCGAGGCGTTCTCGTACAGAAACGGATTCTCCTGCACTGGCGATTAATGTGCCTCCAGCCGAATAAATACTGGCATCCAAAATATATTTGTCTTTCGTCACATTCTTTAAATTGGCGATAATTCGTTCTCGATTAAAATCTTTGCTGCCGGAAACGATATAATCGGATAAGCTGAATGCCACTTGTTCAGCCAAAACACGCGTTAATTGTTTAAACTGTTCAACTCTGCTTTGATTTTGGCTAGTACCTAAATAGGATATGCCTTGCATTAATAGGGCTATTAATGCCACGCAGATAACGATGATCACTGTTTTGTGAAGCTTAAATGTTAGTTTCATAGAAATCACTAAGGGCTCTTTATCTATTCTCTGGCATCATGTTGCCAGAGCTTACACAGATAGGGTAGTTTTGGAACGTATTTTTATTATAAAAAGTTGAGTCGATTACAGGAGCTAATTTTCATGTCAACGAGTTTGACCTATTGCTATTTACCCGATGAAATTCAGAAGTGGCCTGGATTGCCACTGTCGCTGAGCGGGGAGGAAGTGATGCCTTTAGATTACCGTGCAGGCGATAGTGGTTGGTTATTGTATGGGCGTGGCTTGGATAAAGCGCGGATCAGTGATTTTCAACAGCGCTTAGGAATAGCAATTGTCATTGTTTCATCATGGCGAATTGATGACTATCAAGTCGTCAGAATTGCAGGAAGCATCACTCCTCGTATCAAAAAATTAGCCGATGAAAGCTTATTGGATGTCGTGCCTCTTGGACAAATTCCACGTTTACGTTCACCGGGGTTGTTATTGATGGATATGGATTCCACCGCAATCCAAATCGAGTGTATTGATGAAATTGCTCGTTTATATGGTGTCGGTGATCAAGTTTCTGAGGTCACTGAACGTGCAATGCAAGGCGAACTCGATTTCACTGAAAGTTTAAGGGCGCGGGTTGCGTTACTTAAAGGGGCTGACGTGATGATTTTGCAACAAGTCATGGACTCCCTGCCATTAATGCCCGGCCTAACAAGCCTTGTGCGTAAATTACAGGCAATGGATTGGCATGTTGCAATTGCATCCGGAGGGTTTACTTTCTTTGCGGATAACCTACGCCAGCAACTCAAACTGGTCGCTGCCGTGGCTAACCAACTGGAAATTAAAGATGGTAAGTTAACCGGTAAAGTGAAAGGGCCTATTGTTGATGCGAAATTTAAGGCTCAAACATTAGTTAAATTGGCTGAGCGCTTAGACATTCCGATAGAACAAACTGTGGCTATCGGTGATGGTGCGAATGACCTAAAAATGTTACGTAAAGCAGGTCTGGGGATTGCTTATCATGCAAAACCTAAAGTCTATGCGCGTGCCAAAGTGGCTATCCGTCACGCCGATTTGATGGGGGTGATGTGTGTGTTAAGTGGTGGGCTGAAGCATGAGGAACGCTAATATTCGCCCTATTTAGCGTCGTGGTACGGTTATCCACACCCGCCTAGTCGCATACTTAAATAGGTGGCTAGGGGGGAAGAACGTTTGATACCTATCCACAACATACACTATTTAGAAAAGATGAGTTGTGGGGGAACACATACTGATAACTTAAAATGCAATGTGTGATGGCGGTATAGCATCGACGATTAAGACGGTTATCTGTGAAGGTAAAAATAAGTTGATGATTTAGCGTACTATCGGCTTAAAAGGACACGTTTTTAGGTTGTTATAAGTCGTAAACAGGCTAAATATGTAGGGTACAGACTTTTGAATTAAAAGCAGTTGGTTAAAAGGGATAATAGGAGCAATATTGTGGCAAAAGGTGCAAAAAGGGCGTTTGTCTGTAATGAATGTGGTGCGGATTATCCACGCTGGCAAGGGCAATGCAGTGCTTGCCACGCATGGAATACCATCACAGAAGTGCGCCTCGCCTCAAGTCATTCATCTCCACGTAATGACCGCTTAACAGGGTACGCTGGCAATGCCGCGGGTGTCAGCCGCGTGCAAAAGCTATCCGAAATTAGCCTTGAAGAGTTACCTCGTTTTACCACGGGTTTTAAAGAGTTTGACCGTGTGCTTGGTGGTGGTGTTGTGCCTGGTAGCGCGATTTTAATTGGCGGAAACCCAGGGGCTGGTAAAAGTACCTTGTTGCTACAGACAATGTGCTTACTATCACGAGAGATGAAAACGCTTTATGTGACGGGAGAAGAGTCTCTGCAACAGGTTGCCATGCGTGCCCACCGTCTAGGGCTACCCACTGACTCCCTGAACATGCTGTCTGAAACCAGTATCGAACAAATCTGTTTAACTGCCGAACAAGAACAACCCAAATTGATGGTGATTGACTCAATTCAAGTGATGCATATGGCAGATATCCAATCTTCTCCGGGCAGTGTTGCACAGGTTCGAGAAACCGCAGCTTACCTTACCCGTTTTGCCAAAACCCGAGGTGTCGCTATTATTATGGTAGGCCATGTGACAAAAGATGGCTCTTTAGCGGGACCGAAAGTGTTAGAACACTGTATCGACTGTTCGATTATGCTGGATGGTGATGCCGATAATCGTTTCCGTACCTTACGTAGCCATAAAAACCGGTTTGGTGCGGTGAATGAACTCGGTGTGTTTGCCATGACGGAACAAGGCTTAAAAGAAGTGAATAACCCTTCTGCCATTTTCTTGAGTCGTGGTGATGAAATTACATCGGGTAGTTCAGTTATGGTTGTGTGGGAAGGCACTCGCCCATTGCTGGTGGAAATTCAGGCGTTGGTTGATCACTCTATGATGTCAAACCCTCGTCGAGTGGCGGTTGGGCTTGAACAAAATCGTTTAGCCATTTTATTAGCGGTTCTGCATCGGCATGGTGGTTTACAAATGTCCGATCAAGACGTGTTCGTTAATGTGGTTGGTGGCGTTAAGGTGACAGAAACCAGTGCAGACTTGGCATTACTCCTTTCTTTAGTCTCCAGTTTTCGTGACCGGCCTTTACCAAGAGATTTGGTGGTATTTGGTGAGGTTGGGCTTGCTGGTGAGATCCGTCCAGTACCCAGTGGGCAGGAGCGAATTTCTGAGGCGGCAAAACACGGTTTTAAACGCGCGATTGTGCCTCATGCCAATATGCCTAAAAAGCTACCTCCAGATATGAAAGTGTATGGTGTGAAAAAGTTGTCCGATGCTTTAAGCGTGATGGATGAATTTGAATAAGAGATTAAGCATCATTGACATTTTTACGTTGTTAAATAGAACGTTATCTCGCAGTAATACTGTCGTAATACCTAGTTGTAGGCCGTGTTATTGAAAGCATATAAGGAAATTAAATGGCTGAATTTGACTATCTTAAGAATGCAATTAAGCAAGCGGGTTATACTCTACAGCAAGTTGCCGATGCCTCTGATATGACCAAAGGTTATCTCAGCCAGCTTATCAACAATAAAATTAAAAGCCCAAGTGCGCAAAAAATTGCGGCACTCCATCGTTTTCTGGGGTTGGAATATCCCAATAAACAAAAAATCATTGGGGTCGTCTTTGGTAAGTTTTATCCTTTGCATACAGGTCATATCTACCTGATACAACGTGCGTGCAGTCAAGTCGATGAACTGCATGTTATTCTTTGTCATGATGAACCGCGCGATAAAGATTTGTTTGTGAATAGTTCTATGTCACAACAACCTACGGTGAGCGACCGCCTACGTTGGTTATTACAAACATTCAAATACCAAAAAAATATTCATATCCATTCATTTGATGAGCAGGGGATAGAACCTTATCCACATGGTTGGGAAGTGTGGAGTGAGGGCATGCTCGGGTTTTTGAAAAAACAGAATATCCACCCAAGTTTTATCTACTCAGGTGAAAAAAATGATGCGCCAAGGTACAAAAAATATTTAGGCATAGAAACGATTTTAATCGACCCTGAGCGTACCTTTATGAATATTAGCGGTAATCAGATCCGTCAGGCACCTTTTCGCTACTGGGATTATATTCCAACAGAAGTCAAACCCTTCTTTGTGCGTAAAGTTGCCATACTCGGTGGAGAATCGAGCGGCAAGTCCACATTAGTGAATAAATTGGCTAATATTTTTAATACGACTAGCGCATGGGAATTTGGACGAGACTATGTTTTTTCCCACCTCGGTGGTGATGAGATGGCATTGCAATATTCTGACTATGACAAAATTGCGTTAGGTCATGCTCAATATATTGATTTTGCTGTTAAATATGCCAATAAGGTCGCATTTATCGATACCGATTTTATTACGACACAGGCTTTTTGTAAGCGCTACGAAGGAAAAGAACATCCTTTTGTTCAGGCTCTAATTGATGAATACCGTTTTGATTTAGTCATCTTATTGGAAAACAACACTCCATGGGTGGCCGATGGGTTACGTAGCTTAGGCAGTGAAAAAGATCGGCAAGAATTCCAAGCATTGCTGATTGAAATGCTAAAGAAAAATCATGTTGAGTTTGTTCGAGTTGAATCACCCGACTACGACAGCCGTTTTCTAACCTGTATCTCGTTAGTTCAGCAATTATTGATGTTAGATGAGTGAGCCTATTCATCGCTAAGTTAGAGTAATGACACAAATACCCCATTATTGAGGTATTTGTGTTGGTCAATCATGCGTGACTATTTGCTCATACGCTTGTATTTCATACGATGAGGCTGTAGTGCTTCTGCACCTAAGGTGCGTTTTTTGTAATCTTCATATTCAGAGAAGTTACCTTCAAAGAAGGTGATGTTGCCTTCATCTTGATAATCAATAATATGTGTTGCAATACGGTCAAGGAACCAACGGTCATGCGAGATAACCATGGCACAGGCAGGGAACTCTAACAGGGCGTTTTCTAACGCACGCAATGTTTCAACATCGAGGTCGTTGGTTGGTTCATCGAGTAACAGGACGTTACCGCCAACTTGTAGCAGTTTCGCTAAGTGTAGACGACCACGTTCCCCGCCGGATAACTCCCCAACACGTTTTCCTTGGTCAACGCCTTTAAAGTTAAAACGGCCAACATATGCACGGCTTGGGATCTCAAAGTTGCCGATACGCATAATATCT of the Providencia stuartii genome contains:
- the nadR gene encoding multifunctional transcriptional regulator/nicotinamide-nucleotide adenylyltransferase/ribosylnicotinamide kinase NadR, whose translation is MAEFDYLKNAIKQAGYTLQQVADASDMTKGYLSQLINNKIKSPSAQKIAALHRFLGLEYPNKQKIIGVVFGKFYPLHTGHIYLIQRACSQVDELHVILCHDEPRDKDLFVNSSMSQQPTVSDRLRWLLQTFKYQKNIHIHSFDEQGIEPYPHGWEVWSEGMLGFLKKQNIHPSFIYSGEKNDAPRYKKYLGIETILIDPERTFMNISGNQIRQAPFRYWDYIPTEVKPFFVRKVAILGGESSGKSTLVNKLANIFNTTSAWEFGRDYVFSHLGGDEMALQYSDYDKIALGHAQYIDFAVKYANKVAFIDTDFITTQAFCKRYEGKEHPFVQALIDEYRFDLVILLENNTPWVADGLRSLGSEKDRQEFQALLIEMLKKNHVEFVRVESPDYDSRFLTCISLVQQLLMLDE